A window of the Procambarus clarkii isolate CNS0578487 chromosome 79, FALCON_Pclarkii_2.0, whole genome shotgun sequence genome harbors these coding sequences:
- the LOC123764493 gene encoding pancreatic triacylglycerol lipase: MSGQGNASTRIVQVFVLAVVVVVAPAATQTMLDLLSRITQDLPALSRAINTSPYFNLFPKNSALLARSGSSKEPLEEICFGELGCLETTADFFHPWYRPVNLQPESREAIGVVYRFYSSEDLKGVSVPALQLQNILNSSFRPNRKTKIILHGYLTGKDAPWMMNIARAFLHVADFNVVMMDWTAGSLGMYEQSVANARVAGLEVAHLIHWLQDHTGHKPQDVHLICYSLGAHVCGYAGERVSGLGRITGLDPAQPQFQHMPARVRLDPSDALFVDVIHTDTIPFTLFGGYGLREPLGHVDFYPNDGLYQPGCQSPVTRWMSNNDVSKFSKAVEDALGCSHMRSAALFTDSIISQCSYMAFACDSYQKYQAGECFSCGENGTRCARMGIQADTWLGTQPVGQMFISTGSANKLCLYHYRLRLELEKAGARSRAGSMKLSFFTTAGLSWTFTLSIESTDKIDPDQGYTFLLEHDEELGASVFAKLTWTARRSIACPACDASLPVSSLSLLNIEKSAQRNLGDHSSSGPEEVVLCPGGRRGVLLLGSGDTTNLEQSPGCYYSA; the protein is encoded by the exons ATGTCAG GTCAAGGAAATGCAAGCACGAGGATTGTTCAGGTGTTTGTGTTggctgtggtggtcgtggtggccccagcagCGACACAGACCATGCTGGACCTCCTGTCAAGGATCACTCAGGACCTGCCTGCCTTGTCCCGCGCCATCAACACCTCTCCCTACTTCAACCTCTTCCCCAAGAACTCTGCCTTGCTTGCTAGAAGTG GATCAAGTAAAGAACCTCTCGAGGAAATCTGTTTTGGGGAGCTTGGTTGTCTGGAGACGACCGCTGACTTCTTCCACCCGTGGTACCGCCCCGTCAATCTCCAGCCGGAGTCGCGTGAGGCAATTGGTGTAGTTTATAGGTTTTACTCGAGCGAGGACCTGAAGGGAGTGAGCGTACCTGCGCTACAACTCCAGAATATCCTCAATTCTTCCTTCAGGCCAAACAGGAAGACAAAAATCATTTTGCACGGGTACCTCACTGGCAAAGATGCTCCGTGGATGATG AACATTGCTCGCGCCTTCCTGCACGTGGCAGACTTCAACGTGGTCATGATGGACTGGACTGCCGGGTCGTTGGGGATGTACGAACAGTCTGTGGCCAACGCCCGGGTGGCCGGCCTGGAAGTGGCCCACCTCATTCACTGGCTCCAGGACCACACGGGCCACAAACCCCAAGACGTCCACCTCATCTGTTACTCCCTCGGGGCTCATGTGTGTG GATATGCCGGGGAGCGGGTGTCCGGACTGGGGAGGATCACCGGACTGGACCCGGCCCAGCCACAGTTCCAGCACATGCCGGCTAGAGTCCGCCTGGACCCCTCCGACGCCCTCTTTGTCGACGTCATCCACACCGACACCATACCCTTCACCTTGT TTGGTGGATATGGACTCAGAGAACCACTTGGCCACGTCGACTTTTACCCCAACGACGGTCTCTACCAACCAGGATGCCAGTCTCCAGTCACCAGGTGGATGAGTAACAACGACGTCTCCAAAT tttcaAAAGCGGTTGAGGACGCTCTGGGATGCAGCCACATGCGCTCCGCCGCCCTCTTCACAGACTCCATAATCTCCCAGTGCTCCTACATGGCCTTCGCCTGCGACAGCTACCAGAAGTACCAAGCA GGGGAGTGCTTCAGCTGTGGTGAGAACGGCACCAGGTGTGCGCGCATGGGCATCCAGGCAGACACCTGGCTTGGCACCCAACCAGTTGGCCAGATGTTCATCTCGACTGGGTCGGCGAATAAACTGTGCT TGTACCACTACCGGCTGAGGCTGGAGCTTGAGAAAGCCGGGGCGAGGAGCCGAGCTGGGAGCATGAAGCTCTCTTTCTTCACCACAGCCGGTCTCTCCTGGACCTTCACGCTCTCCATTGA ATCTACGGATAAGATCGATCCTGACCAAGGGTACACCTTCCTGCTTGAACACGACGAGGAACTCGGCGCCAGCGTGTTCGCCAAGCTGACCTGGACGGCCAGGCGGAGCATCGCCTGCCCCGCCTGTGACGCCAGCCTCCCCGTCTCCAGTCTCTCGCTCCTCAACATAGAGAAGTCTGCCCAGAG GAATCTTGGGGACCATTCGAGTTCCGGTCCAGAGGAGGTTGTCCTGTGCCCTGGTGGCAGACGGGGCGTTCTCCTGTTGGGTTCCGGGGACACCACCAACCTGGAGCAGTCCCCCGGCTGCTACTACTCTGCTTGA